A genomic region of Pseudochaenichthys georgianus chromosome 12, fPseGeo1.2, whole genome shotgun sequence contains the following coding sequences:
- the gtf3c5 gene encoding general transcription factor 3C polypeptide 5 isoform X2 — protein sequence MDILGVIATTYKFQGMADFQCLAVDSEGGKDTSLYDKIILRKPENQDFFEKPIPLFIPPASFSRLDTPVDYYFRPDVNQNIAQPLNKSNFIGLNRARRPHNAIFFSFNDPTVPGECLEAAKLNWKRVCVKESDKQAEEHLRQMFESRPIWSRNAVKANINIHPDKLKLLLPVFAYYMVTGPWRSLWVRLGYDPRKTKESKKYQLLDFRIRCSTKHGYSLSDMPVKAKRSALNYNLSITMNKAGPQAASVMELPAQEGLGSTRDPTPISYQLKESSYIFKEGMLPPHRQMFYQLCDLDVESIKKVIAQIADEDLPCDERDGWCVLGTTDKLRDMISAMIKKLIRASKPPMPELPKRRRRKGLAISPGRGSDSEEENDNKDDEDEDEDDEFLPSEGSENEMETEILDYM from the exons ATGGATATCCTGGGAGTCATTGCAACAACATACAAATTCCAAG GGATGGCAGACTTCCAGTGCCTTGCTGTTGATTCAGAAGGTGGAAAAGACACTTCTTTGTACGATAAAATCATCCTGCGCAAACCCGAGAATCAAGATTTCTTTGAGAAGCCCATTCCCCTGTTTATTCCCCCGGCCAGCTTTTCCCGCCTCGACACCCCGGTGGATTATTATTTCCGGCCTGACGTCAATCAAAATATAGC CCAGCCCTTGAACAAGAGCAACTTCATCGGTTTGAATCGAGCTCGTCGGCCCCACAACGCCATCTTTTTCAGCTTCAATGACCCAACTGTCCCTGGCGAGTGCCTCGAGGCGGCGAAACTCAACTGGAAGCGAGTCTGCGTGAAGGAAAGCGACAAGCAGGCCGAGGAACATTTGAGACAG ATGTTTGAGAGCCGGCCCATCTGGTCCCGGAACGCGGTCAAGGCCAATATCAACATCCACCCTGATAAACTGAAACTGCTGCTGCCCGTCTTCGCCTACTACATG GTGACAGGGCCGTGGAGGAGTCTGTGGGTGAGGCTGGGCTATGACCCCCGGAAGACCAAAGAGTCCAAGAAATACCAGCTACTGGACTTCAGGATCCGCTGTAGCACCAAGCATG GGTATTCATTATCTGACATGCCAGTGAAAGCCAAGAGGAGCGCTCTGAACTACAACCTGTCCATCACAATGAACAAAGCAG GTCCTCAGGCTGCGAGTGTGATGGAGCTTCCCGCGCAGGAGGGTCTGGGCTCCACTCGAGATCCAACCCCAATTTCCTACCAGCTGAAG GAGTCATCCTACATTTTCAAAGAGGGCATGCTGCCTCCACACAGACAGATGTTCTACCAGCTCTGTGATCTGGATGTGGAAAG tATCAAAAAGGTGATCGCTCAGATTGCCGATGAGGATCTGCCCTGTGACGAGCGGGACGGCTGGTGTGTCCTCGGCACTACGGACAAACTGCGGGACATGATCTCAGCCATGATCAAGAAGCTCATCCGAGCCAGTAAACCAC CAATGCCAGAACTCCCCAAGAGACGCAGACGCAAAGGCCTTGCAATATCCCCGGGGAGAGGCTCTGATTCAGAGGAAGAGAACGACAACAAGGATGACGAAGATGAGGATGAGGACGATGAGTTTCTGCCGTCGGAGGGCAGCGAAAACGAAATGGAGACAGAAATTCTGGACTACATGTAA
- the gtf3c5 gene encoding general transcription factor 3C polypeptide 5 isoform X1 encodes MDIPTQSSSMSENKELKLDFILKELTLSPQAEEAVPGSSSSVELQDQRLVCVEYPAVVSSVDRMLETLGGERAVSKTFAHPNRRLELRFRPQDPFCHSLCGNRYPSSNLVLRVRRRVRKKDPKDVEIHMDILGVIATTYKFQGMADFQCLAVDSEGGKDTSLYDKIILRKPENQDFFEKPIPLFIPPASFSRLDTPVDYYFRPDVNQNIAQPLNKSNFIGLNRARRPHNAIFFSFNDPTVPGECLEAAKLNWKRVCVKESDKQAEEHLRQMFESRPIWSRNAVKANINIHPDKLKLLLPVFAYYMVTGPWRSLWVRLGYDPRKTKESKKYQLLDFRIRCSTKHGYSLSDMPVKAKRSALNYNLSITMNKAGPQAASVMELPAQEGLGSTRDPTPISYQLKESSYIFKEGMLPPHRQMFYQLCDLDVESIKKVIAQIADEDLPCDERDGWCVLGTTDKLRDMISAMIKKLIRASKPPMPELPKRRRRKGLAISPGRGSDSEEENDNKDDEDEDEDDEFLPSEGSENEMETEILDYM; translated from the exons ATGGATATCCCAACTCAATCATCCAGCATGTCGGAGAACAAGGAGCTGAAGCTGGACTTCATCTTGAAGGAGCTCACTCTGTCcccgcaggctgaggaggctGTCCCCGGCAGCTCGTCCAGCGTGGAGCTGCAGGACCAGAGGCTGGTGTGTGTGGAGTACCCGGCGGTGGTCAGCAGCGTGGACAGGATGCTGGAGACTCTCGGGGGGGAAAGAGCCGTGTCCAAA ACCTTTGCTCATCCCAACAGGCGTCTTGAGCTGCGTTTCCGACCTCAGGATCCTTTCTGTCACTCCCTGTGTGGAAACCGCTACCCATCGAGCAACCTGGTGCTCAGAGTGCGGCGTCGGGTGCGAAAGAAGGACCCCAAAGACGTTGAGATCCACATGGATATCCTGGGAGTCATTGCAACAACATACAAATTCCAAG GGATGGCAGACTTCCAGTGCCTTGCTGTTGATTCAGAAGGTGGAAAAGACACTTCTTTGTACGATAAAATCATCCTGCGCAAACCCGAGAATCAAGATTTCTTTGAGAAGCCCATTCCCCTGTTTATTCCCCCGGCCAGCTTTTCCCGCCTCGACACCCCGGTGGATTATTATTTCCGGCCTGACGTCAATCAAAATATAGC CCAGCCCTTGAACAAGAGCAACTTCATCGGTTTGAATCGAGCTCGTCGGCCCCACAACGCCATCTTTTTCAGCTTCAATGACCCAACTGTCCCTGGCGAGTGCCTCGAGGCGGCGAAACTCAACTGGAAGCGAGTCTGCGTGAAGGAAAGCGACAAGCAGGCCGAGGAACATTTGAGACAG ATGTTTGAGAGCCGGCCCATCTGGTCCCGGAACGCGGTCAAGGCCAATATCAACATCCACCCTGATAAACTGAAACTGCTGCTGCCCGTCTTCGCCTACTACATG GTGACAGGGCCGTGGAGGAGTCTGTGGGTGAGGCTGGGCTATGACCCCCGGAAGACCAAAGAGTCCAAGAAATACCAGCTACTGGACTTCAGGATCCGCTGTAGCACCAAGCATG GGTATTCATTATCTGACATGCCAGTGAAAGCCAAGAGGAGCGCTCTGAACTACAACCTGTCCATCACAATGAACAAAGCAG GTCCTCAGGCTGCGAGTGTGATGGAGCTTCCCGCGCAGGAGGGTCTGGGCTCCACTCGAGATCCAACCCCAATTTCCTACCAGCTGAAG GAGTCATCCTACATTTTCAAAGAGGGCATGCTGCCTCCACACAGACAGATGTTCTACCAGCTCTGTGATCTGGATGTGGAAAG tATCAAAAAGGTGATCGCTCAGATTGCCGATGAGGATCTGCCCTGTGACGAGCGGGACGGCTGGTGTGTCCTCGGCACTACGGACAAACTGCGGGACATGATCTCAGCCATGATCAAGAAGCTCATCCGAGCCAGTAAACCAC CAATGCCAGAACTCCCCAAGAGACGCAGACGCAAAGGCCTTGCAATATCCCCGGGGAGAGGCTCTGATTCAGAGGAAGAGAACGACAACAAGGATGACGAAGATGAGGATGAGGACGATGAGTTTCTGCCGTCGGAGGGCAGCGAAAACGAAATGGAGACAGAAATTCTGGACTACATGTAA
- the gfi1b gene encoding zinc finger protein Gfi-1b: MPRSFLVKNKRCASFNIHRSYEDEPKAPLQTDAPPEAQSTDSEDRPKSEELSSPADPCSFEEEVQLESPLPAQSEPTRPPVPPTQPYYLNEPHMAGFPPYYKPSYAWEPMPPSYKIRQMSFSPTVLQHASSLYGSHISRSPQPQQPLDCSTHYSPTSNTFHCLTCEKVFSTPHGLEVHVRRSHSGTRPFGCSICRKTFGHAVSLEQHMNVHSQEKSFECKMCGKTFKRSSTLSTHLLIHSDTRPYPCQYCGKRFHQKSDMKKHTYIHTGEKPHKCQVCGKAFSQSSNLITHSRKHTGFKPFGCDICSKGFQRKVDLRRHHESQHGLK; encoded by the exons ATGCCGCGGTCATTTCTGGTGAAGAACAAAAGGTGCGCGTCCTTTAATATTCACCGGTCATATGAAGACGAGCCGAAGGCCCCCCTACAAACAG ATGCCCCACCTGAGGCTCAGAGCACAGACTCTGAAGACAGGCCTAAGTCGGAGGAGCTGTCTTCCCCTGCAGACCCCTGCTCCTTTGAGGAGGAGGTGCAACTCGAAAGCCCCTTACCTGCTCAATCAGAGCCAACCAGACCTCCTGTGCCCCCCACTCAGCCATACTACCTCAACG AGCCTCACATGGCCGGATTCCCTCCCTACTACAAGCCGTCGTACGCCTGGGAGCCGATGCCCCCCTCCTATAAGATTCGTCAGATGAGCTTCAGCCCCACGGTGCTGCAGCACGCCAGCAGCCTGTACGGGTCCCACATCAGCCGAAGCccccagccccagcagcctctGGACTGCAGCACACACTACTCCCCCACCTCCAACACCTTCCACTGTCTCACCTGTGAAAAG GTGTTCTCAACGCCCCACGGACTGGAGGTTCACGTCAGGAGGTCGCACAGTGGAACGAGACCTTTCGGATGCAGCATCTGCAGGAAAACCTTCGGCCACGCCGTGAGCCTGGAGCAACACATGAATGTCCACTCCCAG GAAAAAAGCTTTGAGTGCAAGATGTGCGGGAAAACCTTCAAGCGCTCCTCCACTCTGTCCACGCACTTGCTCATCCACTCGGACACGCGGCCGTACCCCTGCCAGTACTGCGGCAAGAGGTTCCACCAGAAGTCTGACATGAAGAAACACACGTACATTCACACCG GTGAAAAACCCCACAAATGCCAAGTGTGTGGTAAAGCGTTCAGCCAAAGCTCCAACCTGATCACACACAGTAGAAAACACACAGGCTTCAAACCGTTTGGGTGTGACATTTGTTCAAAGGGCTTCCAGCGAAAGGTGGATCTTCGCCGACATCACGAGAGTCAGCACGGCCTGAAATGA